One Brachyspira suanatina DNA segment encodes these proteins:
- a CDS encoding PepSY-like domain-containing protein, with the protein MIKKTILLFLIAVITVYADDMYIAPNQLPNNILQFINTFFPNSSIMYAEMDRKKYEIALDNGVEMEFFRNGELKEIDGNYTALPSNILPQPVANTVSKTYPNTVITKIKKKWNLYEVKLNNMMELYIDASNGQLLGQKFDD; encoded by the coding sequence ATGATAAAAAAAACAATACTTTTATTTCTTATTGCAGTGATTACTGTATATGCTGATGATATGTATATAGCACCTAATCAGCTTCCAAATAATATACTGCAATTTATAAATACTTTCTTTCCAAATTCTTCTATAATGTATGCCGAAATGGATAGAAAAAAATATGAAATCGCATTGGATAATGGTGTTGAAATGGAATTCTTTAGAAACGGAGAATTAAAAGAAATAGATGGAAATTACACGGCATTACCTTCAAATATACTGCCTCAGCCTGTAGCAAATACTGTTTCAAAAACTTATCCTAATACAGTAATAACAAAAATAAAAAAGAAATGGAATCTATATGAAGTAAAACTCAATAATATGATGGAGCTTTATATAGATGCAAGCAATGGCCAGCTCTTAGGACAGAAATTTGATGACTAA
- a CDS encoding galactose ABC transporter substrate-binding protein, with product MKKFIILLLVLLSSSVLLYTQRKTNSIGIALYRYDDSYMRFLKQYIEKNINRNTSLLIVDSYNSQSTQNGQVDMFLQKNVNLLAINLVDKSQAQKVLDKISINNKPVIFFNREPGLEVLKTYDKAWYIGGISEEAGYAQGRVIVESWKERMNWDKNEDGKIQCIILKGDVNDNDTIKRTEYMKKYIASNNIKLNILAEVSAMGKRDEAAKLTKTLISKYGNKIEYIICNNDNIALGALDTLKEFGYNNSSRMLNYVPIVGIDGIPECLEAINNYGIFATVMQNPQIQAETLCSVSSNIINKKAPLDGLHVSFYNDKYIVIPYIPVNKYNLATAIKIYK from the coding sequence ATGAAAAAATTTATTATTTTATTATTAGTATTATTATCTTCTTCTGTATTATTGTATACACAGAGAAAAACAAACTCTATTGGAATAGCACTTTATAGATATGATGACAGTTATATGAGATTTTTAAAGCAGTATATAGAAAAAAATATAAATAGAAATACTTCTCTGCTTATAGTAGACTCTTATAACAGTCAATCAACTCAAAATGGACAAGTAGATATGTTTTTACAAAAGAATGTAAATCTGCTTGCTATAAATTTGGTAGATAAATCTCAGGCTCAAAAAGTATTGGATAAAATAAGCATTAATAACAAACCTGTAATATTTTTTAATAGAGAGCCTGGTTTAGAAGTTTTAAAAACTTATGATAAAGCTTGGTATATAGGCGGAATAAGCGAAGAAGCAGGATATGCTCAGGGGAGAGTAATAGTTGAGAGTTGGAAAGAGAGAATGAATTGGGATAAAAATGAAGACGGTAAAATACAATGCATTATATTAAAAGGTGATGTAAACGATAATGACACTATAAAAAGAACTGAATATATGAAAAAATATATAGCTTCTAATAATATAAAATTAAATATTCTAGCAGAAGTTTCAGCAATGGGCAAAAGAGATGAAGCAGCAAAACTAACTAAAACTTTAATATCAAAATATGGAAATAAAATAGAATATATTATATGTAATAATGATAATATAGCATTGGGAGCATTGGATACATTAAAAGAATTTGGATATAATAACAGCAGCAGAATGCTTAATTATGTACCTATAGTAGGAATAGATGGGATACCTGAATGTTTGGAAGCCATAAATAATTATGGTATATTTGCAACTGTTATGCAAAATCCTCAAATACAGGCTGAAACTCTATGCTCTGTTTCAAGTAATATAATAAATAAAAAAGCTCCTTTAGATGGTTTACATGTGAGTTTTTATAATGATAAATATATTGTTATACCATATATACCTGTAAATAAATATAATTTAGCTACTGCAATAAAAATATATAAATAA
- a CDS encoding galactose ABC transporter substrate-binding protein, whose translation MNKAIVIILSILLFISLISCGNSSQSNNEIEVGITIYRYDDAFISFMRRNIETMLNGKAKFIMNDSENDQVKQNDQVDAAIQREVDALAINLVDPASASFMINKIKPTGIPVIFFNKEPSKEDMMLYDKAWYVGTLSEESGNIQGDIVVKAWTSNTNWDKNGDGKIQYVLLKGEAGHPDAEARTERIKAVLTNNGIDIEQLDEQTANWDILQAQTATDSWIEKYGNSIEFIFSNNDAMALGALKSIQKQGYNIGDSNKFIPIVGVDAIPEIIEEIKKGTVVGTVLQSPKDQAKAVVDMVMNAANGKDVLTGTEYQLDDVKAVRVPYRAITLENIDESAEAYK comes from the coding sequence ATGAATAAAGCAATAGTTATTATCTTATCAATTTTATTGTTTATATCATTAATCAGCTGCGGAAATTCTTCACAATCTAATAATGAAATAGAAGTTGGTATTACTATTTACAGATATGATGATGCCTTTATTTCATTTATGAGAAGAAATATTGAAACTATGTTAAATGGAAAAGCAAAATTTATAATGAATGATTCAGAAAACGATCAGGTTAAGCAAAATGATCAGGTAGATGCAGCTATTCAAAGAGAGGTTGATGCATTAGCAATTAATTTAGTAGATCCTGCATCAGCTAGTTTTATGATTAATAAAATAAAACCTACAGGAATACCTGTAATATTTTTCAATAAAGAGCCTAGCAAGGAAGATATGATGCTTTATGATAAAGCATGGTATGTAGGCACTTTGAGTGAAGAATCTGGAAATATACAGGGTGATATAGTAGTTAAAGCTTGGACATCAAATACTAATTGGGATAAAAATGGAGATGGAAAAATTCAGTATGTTTTATTAAAAGGAGAAGCAGGACACCCAGATGCTGAAGCTAGAACAGAAAGAATTAAAGCTGTTTTGACTAATAATGGAATTGATATAGAACAATTAGATGAACAGACAGCAAATTGGGATATACTTCAGGCTCAAACAGCTACTGATTCTTGGATAGAAAAATATGGAAATAGTATAGAGTTTATATTCTCTAATAATGATGCTATGGCTTTGGGAGCATTAAAATCTATTCAAAAACAAGGTTATAACATAGGAGACAGCAATAAATTTATACCTATAGTAGGAGTAGATGCTATTCCTGAAATTATAGAAGAAATTAAAAAAGGAACTGTAGTAGGAACTGTTTTACAAAGTCCTAAGGATCAGGCTAAGGCTGTAGTTGATATGGTTATGAATGCAGCAAACGGAAAAGATGTATTAACTGGTACAGAATATCAATTAGATGATGTAAAAGCTGTAAGAGTACCTTATAGAGCTATTACATTAGAAAATATAGATGAGTCTGCTGAGGCTTATAAATAA
- the mglA gene encoding galactose/methyl galactoside ABC transporter ATP-binding protein MglA codes for MDNKKIVLEMKGISKSFPGVKALDDVQLTVREGEVVALMGENGAGKSTLMKCLFGIYRKDEGHIFLDGKEVNFISPKQALNNGVAMVHQELNQVRQRNIQDNIWLGKYPTKYGVIIDEKKMYDDTKAIFDDLEIPLDPRTKVSTLSVSEMQMVEIAKAVSYNSKILVLDEPTSSLTEKEVAKLFKIIKKLQSRGVGMIYISHKMEEILQISDEVTIMRDGKYVATTPSKELTTDMIIKQMVGRDLTNRFPEKTNVPGEDILEIKDFTAFYQPSLKEVNFSVRKGEVFGIAGLVGAKRTEVLESIFGMRTLSSGHVFKMAEEVNNSSTRKAIKNGFALVTEERRQTGIFGMLSINFNSTIANIDHYKNKFGFLDNKKMQEDTKWVIDSMQVKTPSEKTAIQTLSGGNQQKVILGRWLLSKPDILMLDEPTRGIDVGAKYDIYRLIIDLATVGKAVIVVSSEMPELLGITDRIMVMSNGRVAGIVETKNTNQEEIMALSAKYL; via the coding sequence ATGGATAATAAAAAAATTGTTCTTGAAATGAAAGGTATTTCAAAGTCTTTTCCGGGTGTTAAAGCATTAGATGATGTACAGCTAACCGTAAGAGAGGGCGAAGTAGTTGCTCTTATGGGTGAAAATGGTGCTGGAAAATCTACTTTGATGAAATGTTTGTTCGGTATATACCGTAAAGATGAAGGACATATATTCTTAGATGGTAAAGAAGTAAACTTTATATCACCCAAACAAGCTTTGAATAATGGTGTAGCTATGGTGCACCAAGAACTTAACCAAGTTAGACAAAGAAATATACAAGATAATATATGGCTTGGAAAATATCCTACCAAATACGGCGTTATTATTGATGAGAAAAAGATGTATGATGATACTAAGGCAATTTTTGATGATTTGGAAATACCTCTGGATCCTAGAACAAAAGTATCTACATTATCTGTATCTGAAATGCAAATGGTAGAGATAGCAAAAGCGGTTTCTTATAATTCTAAAATATTAGTACTAGATGAGCCTACAAGTTCTCTTACTGAAAAAGAAGTTGCTAAATTATTCAAAATCATTAAAAAACTTCAAAGCAGAGGCGTAGGTATGATCTACATATCTCACAAGATGGAAGAAATACTTCAAATATCTGATGAAGTTACTATAATGAGAGACGGTAAATATGTTGCCACTACCCCATCTAAAGAATTAACTACTGATATGATTATTAAACAGATGGTAGGAAGAGATTTAACTAATCGTTTCCCTGAAAAAACAAATGTTCCTGGAGAGGATATTTTAGAAATAAAAGATTTCACTGCATTTTATCAGCCTTCTCTTAAAGAAGTTAACTTTAGCGTAAGAAAAGGAGAAGTATTTGGTATTGCCGGACTTGTTGGAGCAAAAAGAACTGAAGTACTAGAAAGTATATTCGGTATGAGAACTTTATCTTCAGGTCATGTGTTTAAAATGGCTGAAGAGGTTAACAATTCTTCTACAAGAAAAGCTATAAAAAATGGATTTGCTTTAGTTACAGAAGAAAGAAGACAAACAGGCATATTCGGCATGCTATCTATCAACTTTAATTCTACTATAGCTAATATAGACCATTATAAAAATAAATTTGGATTCTTGGATAATAAAAAGATGCAGGAAGATACAAAATGGGTTATAGACAGTATGCAGGTAAAAACTCCTTCTGAAAAAACAGCTATACAAACATTATCCGGAGGAAACCAGCAGAAAGTTATATTAGGAAGATGGCTTTTAAGTAAACCTGATATTCTTATGCTTGATGAGCCTACAAGAGGTATTGACGTTGGTGCTAAATACGATATATACAGACTTATTATCGATTTAGCTACTGTTGGAAAAGCTGTAATAGTAGTTAGTTCTGAAATGCCTGAATTACTCGGTATCACTGACAGAATCATGGTTATGAGTAATGGAAGAGTGGCTGGTATTGTTGAAACTAAAAATACTAATCAAGAAGAAATCATGGCATTGTCTGCTAAATATTTATAA
- a CDS encoding DUF3793 family protein: MKEYSFDELIINHCAPALSGIKIANIFTYQYGSKKEVYKKRASYNKILNSRNINVSIIKDYDNKVIVYVYNKKRLEEYISNDDVFDFLELYGYESKDLYKCIELLKYRMQNSKDFPHEIGIFLGYPLMDIYGFINNYGKNSLHTGYWKVYHNKNEAIKTFNRYNECRSFYINTFLNGKGILEIMDDYKMYIQN; this comes from the coding sequence ATGAAAGAATATAGTTTTGATGAGTTAATTATAAATCACTGTGCCCCTGCTCTGTCAGGTATAAAGATAGCTAATATATTTACATACCAATACGGCTCTAAAAAGGAGGTTTATAAAAAAAGAGCATCATACAATAAAATATTAAACAGCCGTAATATAAATGTATCTATAATAAAAGATTATGATAATAAAGTTATAGTTTATGTTTATAACAAAAAAAGGCTTGAAGAATATATTTCTAATGATGATGTTTTCGATTTTTTAGAGCTTTACGGATATGAATCTAAAGATTTGTATAAGTGTATAGAACTGCTAAAATATAGAATGCAGAACAGTAAAGATTTTCCTCATGAGATAGGAATATTTTTAGGCTATCCTCTTATGGACATATACGGCTTTATAAACAATTACGGTAAGAATAGCCTACATACAGGATATTGGAAAGTGTATCATAATAAAAATGAAGCTATAAAAACATTCAATAGATATAATGAATGCAGAAGTTTTTATATAAATACATTTTTAAACGGCAAGGGCATATTAGAAATAATGGACGATTACAAAATGTATATTCAAAATTAA
- the htpG gene encoding molecular chaperone HtpG: protein MAEKQILNFEAETKQILNLMVHSIYTHKEIFLRELISNASDALDKARFESITNTDKYTDIDNLRIKIEVDEQNRTLIIKDNGIGMTREDVINNIGSIARSGTKAFLERIQKDKEASKESGIDLIGQFGVGFYSAFMVADDIVIETKHVDSEKGVRWESNGDGSYSIEDIDRQDRGTTITLKLKGKDEKLEEDGFVDDDYCNRYTLESLIHKYSNYVHYPIVMDMPIPKKDEKEVQQYEEKTINSMISIWQKSKSDVKPEEYNEFYKEHFHDYAEPFEVIHTKAEGTIEYTALLFIPSRAPFNFLHPDFERGLELYSRNVFIMSKCKDLLPEYLKFVRGLVDSPDFSLNISREILQHSTQLKRIASNVEKKILDALENILKNDRKRYEKFFKEFGESIKIGIYSDFSKKDKLANLLLFQSSNTADDEYTTLAEYKSRMKEGQEFIYYAAAKDKSAIEKLPHMEGMKDKGYEVLYFTDRVDEFMITMMKEFDGTKLHSILQADNNDSENKDENKESANKEILNAIKDVLGADRVAEVRETNRLKESVVCLSNKEDSISFNMAKVLAETGNNMFGMKPERVLEINTSHDVFKAMEKEYQANKVSETFKEYSELLYDEACILEGLPLEDPKLFASRMSKLMLK from the coding sequence ATGGCAGAAAAACAAATACTTAATTTTGAAGCCGAAACTAAACAAATATTAAATTTAATGGTGCATTCTATATACACTCATAAAGAAATATTTTTAAGAGAGCTTATATCAAATGCAAGCGATGCATTGGATAAAGCAAGATTTGAATCTATAACAAATACAGATAAATACACTGATATAGATAATTTAAGAATAAAAATAGAAGTAGATGAGCAGAATAGAACATTAATTATAAAAGATAACGGAATCGGTATGACAAGAGAGGACGTTATTAATAATATAGGTTCTATAGCAAGAAGCGGAACTAAAGCATTTTTGGAAAGAATACAAAAGGATAAAGAAGCATCAAAAGAAAGCGGAATAGATTTAATAGGACAATTCGGAGTAGGATTTTATTCTGCATTTATGGTTGCTGATGATATTGTAATAGAAACAAAACATGTTGATAGTGAAAAAGGCGTTCGTTGGGAGAGTAATGGAGATGGTTCTTATTCTATAGAAGATATTGATAGACAAGACAGAGGAACTACTATTACATTAAAATTAAAAGGAAAAGATGAAAAATTAGAAGAAGATGGTTTTGTTGATGATGATTACTGCAACAGATACACTTTAGAGAGTTTAATACATAAATATTCAAACTATGTTCATTATCCTATAGTTATGGATATGCCTATACCTAAAAAGGACGAAAAAGAAGTTCAGCAGTATGAAGAAAAAACTATTAACTCTATGATTAGTATTTGGCAGAAGTCAAAAAGCGATGTTAAGCCTGAAGAGTATAATGAGTTTTATAAAGAGCATTTCCATGATTATGCTGAACCTTTTGAAGTTATACATACAAAGGCTGAAGGTACTATAGAATATACAGCACTTTTATTCATACCTTCAAGAGCTCCTTTCAATTTCCTACATCCAGATTTTGAAAGAGGATTAGAACTTTATTCAAGAAATGTATTTATAATGAGCAAGTGTAAAGATTTGCTTCCTGAATATTTAAAATTTGTTAGAGGTTTGGTTGATTCTCCTGATTTCTCACTTAATATTTCAAGAGAGATTTTACAGCATAGCACTCAATTAAAAAGAATAGCTTCTAATGTTGAAAAGAAAATTTTAGATGCTTTAGAAAATATACTTAAAAATGACAGAAAGAGATATGAGAAATTCTTTAAAGAATTCGGCGAATCTATAAAAATAGGTATATATTCAGATTTCAGCAAAAAAGATAAATTAGCTAATCTTTTATTATTCCAATCTTCAAATACAGCTGATGATGAATATACAACATTAGCAGAATACAAGTCAAGAATGAAAGAAGGTCAGGAGTTTATATATTATGCTGCTGCTAAGGATAAATCTGCTATAGAAAAACTTCCTCATATGGAAGGTATGAAAGATAAAGGATATGAGGTTCTTTATTTCACTGATAGAGTAGATGAATTTATGATTACTATGATGAAAGAGTTTGACGGTACTAAACTTCATTCTATACTTCAGGCTGATAATAATGATTCTGAAAACAAAGATGAAAATAAAGAATCTGCTAATAAAGAAATACTCAATGCTATAAAAGATGTATTAGGTGCAGATAGAGTTGCTGAGGTAAGAGAAACTAACAGACTTAAAGAAAGTGTTGTATGTTTATCTAATAAAGAAGATTCTATCAGCTTTAATATGGCTAAAGTTCTTGCTGAAACAGGCAATAATATGTTTGGAATGAAGCCTGAAAGAGTATTAGAGATTAATACTTCTCATGATGTTTTCAAAGCTATGGAAAAAGAATATCAGGCTAATAAAGTTTCAGAAACATTTAAAGAATATAGTGAACTTCTTTATGATGAGGCTTGTATACTTGAAGGACTTCCTCTTGAAGATCCTAAATTATTTGCAAGCAGAATGAGTAAATTAATGCTTAAATAA
- the aroB gene encoding 3-dehydroquinate synthase: MNKVEVKIKNDSIINYDILVKKGLIKDTGKLVKNILRGKRALIVTDDIVDKLYTNIVKESLEKEDIITSVCVLLNGEPNKNIESINNIFSSLAQNELSRKDIIIALGGGVIGDMAGYAAAVWMRGIDFVQIPTTLLACVDSSVGGKTGINIKEGKNLVGAFHSPKLVIIDSNTLLSLPKREFNEGMAEVIKHAFLFDEALLELIEAHIHNNTILDMDFVLKRNCELKAHIVEIDYKEQKERMFLNFGHTIGHSVENAAGYGLLLHGEAVAIGMIFAIEYGIRKGITKDKNILERAKNILSKFSLPISIPDNMNLKDSIKLDKKRSDDKINFVFLESIGKPCVEKVSLEDILK, encoded by the coding sequence ATGAATAAAGTAGAAGTAAAAATAAAAAATGATTCAATTATCAATTATGATATTTTAGTTAAGAAAGGATTGATAAAAGATACTGGTAAATTAGTAAAAAACATATTAAGAGGAAAAAGAGCCTTAATAGTTACAGATGATATAGTAGATAAACTTTATACTAATATAGTAAAAGAAAGTTTAGAAAAGGAAGATATTATTACTTCTGTATGCGTTCTTCTAAATGGAGAGCCTAATAAGAATATAGAAAGCATTAATAATATATTTTCATCATTGGCACAAAATGAATTAAGCCGTAAGGATATAATAATTGCATTGGGAGGTGGGGTAATAGGAGATATGGCCGGATATGCTGCTGCTGTTTGGATGAGGGGCATTGATTTTGTGCAGATTCCTACTACATTGCTTGCTTGTGTTGATTCTTCTGTTGGCGGAAAGACAGGTATTAATATAAAAGAAGGTAAGAATTTAGTAGGTGCTTTTCATAGTCCTAAATTAGTTATAATAGACAGCAATACTTTATTAAGTCTTCCAAAAAGAGAGTTTAATGAAGGAATGGCTGAAGTTATAAAGCATGCATTTTTATTTGATGAGGCACTTTTGGAATTGATAGAGGCACATATTCATAATAATACCATTTTGGATATGGATTTTGTGTTAAAGAGAAATTGCGAATTAAAGGCTCATATTGTAGAAATAGATTATAAAGAGCAGAAAGAAAGAATGTTTTTAAACTTCGGACATACTATAGGACATAGTGTAGAGAATGCTGCTGGTTATGGGCTATTGCTTCATGGCGAGGCTGTTGCTATAGGTATGATTTTTGCTATAGAGTATGGTATTAGAAAAGGTATCACTAAAGATAAAAATATATTAGAAAGGGCCAAAAATATATTAAGTAAATTTTCTCTTCCAATATCAATACCTGATAACATGAATTTAAAAGACTCAATTAAACTCGATAAAAAAAGAAGCGATGATAAAATTAATTTCGTATTTTTAGAATCTATTGGAAAGCCTTGTGTTGAAAAAGTAAGTTTGGAGGATATTTTAAAATGA
- a CDS encoding flavodoxin, with translation MSNKIAIIYWSGTGNTEIMAQNVQKGIENAGGEADIFPVSSFDTANINNYSKVALGCPAMGAEVLEESEFQPFYDSIRGSLSGKKVALFGSYDWGDGEWMRIWQDDVKDTGASLVKDGLITNLAPDDDAIDECKSLGEALLKA, from the coding sequence ATGAGTAATAAAATAGCAATAATATATTGGAGCGGTACAGGAAATACAGAAATTATGGCACAGAATGTACAGAAAGGTATTGAAAATGCCGGAGGAGAAGCTGATATTTTCCCTGTATCTAGTTTTGATACTGCAAATATAAATAACTATTCAAAAGTGGCTTTAGGATGTCCTGCTATGGGAGCTGAAGTTTTGGAAGAATCAGAATTTCAACCTTTCTATGATTCCATAAGAGGAAGTTTATCAGGTAAAAAAGTAGCTTTATTCGGTTCTTATGATTGGGGTGATGGAGAATGGATGAGAATATGGCAAGATGATGTGAAAGATACAGGTGCTTCTTTGGTAAAAGACGGACTCATTACAAATCTTGCTCCAGATGATGACGCCATTGATGAATGTAAGTCTTTGGGTGAAGCCCTATTGAAAGCATAA